CCTTCCAAAATATTGTCCAGATATTCTAAACACCTCTAAGGCGTCTTTGTTCCCTTGTTCGGCTGCCTGGGCTACATCCTTTGTGGTAATATCCTGAATGCTTGTTTTGACAAAGGAGGCTCTTATTCCCTGAGCTTTAAGCTCATAGGCTTTTTGCTGTGCTATTTGGGTAATGCCCCCACCACTACAAAATCCTTCAAAACTGCCAGACTTGCCATAGCCCATTGGGCCCTCTTCTTCCAAGCGTATATGACCTACTTCACCAGCCATATTACTGGCGCCGGTGTATAATTTCCCATTGAGGATAAGCCCTGCCCCTAGACCGGTTCCAAAGGTAAGAAAAATGACATCCTTGTATCCCTTTCCTGCTCCATATCTCCATTCTGCCAAAGCACAAGCATCGGCATCATTTTGAAGCTTTGCCCTTACCCCTAGTTTTTCCTCAATATAATCTACAATGGGAACATTATCCCAACCTGGAAGATTAGGAGGAGATTTGATTATCCCTCTTTCCCCATCTAAGGGGCCTCCGCAGGAAATCCCTATTGTATATATTTCAGTGTCTAAGTTAAAATGCTTTAACATGGTGGTACCTGCTAAGATTAATTTATCAATAATCTTTCTCCAGTCCCTTGTGGTTGGAATTTCTACTCGATCTAGGAAAAGAATATTCCCCTCTGTCTCCTCGGCTAAGATCACGGCTGATTTTGTTCCTCCGATATCAAATCCTAGTACGAACATATATCTTCACCAAAGATTTCATATTCCAAGCTTCTACAGATAAGATGGTACAAAGGAAGATGATATTCTTGCACCATAAAAGTCTCTTGAGCAGGAGCATTTAATAAAATATCACTAAACTCTTTAAGCTTACCTCCTGTTTCTCCCGTAAGAGATATGACCAAAAGACCTTTGGCTTTTGCTATCTTCGCGGCATTACATACATTTTCTGCATTCCCAGAGGTGGAGAGTCCTATAAAGACATCATTTTTCTGTCCGTAGACATAAACCTGTTGTGCATAAGCCATATCAAAGCTTACATCATTGCCATAGGCTGTCAAAAAACCTATTTGAGCTACCAAGGATATGGCAGGGATTCCCCCTTGAAGACTTTCTGTAATATGCTTTGCATCTTGTTCTGGCACCAAGTCTTGAAGCTTTTGTTTGAATTTTTCTTCTATAGGCCTTTTGATATAAAATTCCTTTACAAGTTCTCCTACAATATGTTCACTATCTGCGGCACTTCCTCCATTTCCGCAAATAAGTATTTTCCCTCCAAGCTTTATCCGGTTGACTACTTCTTTGATTAATTTTTCTAGGTCTTCTTGAAGATCATTCATCATAGGATAATTTTTTGTAAATTCTTTAAGAATATCTTCTGTGTATTTTTTCAAAGCTCATCCCCCTTATCTATGATTAAAATGTAGGAAAGTTTGGTCCCCTCCTAGCAAGACCAACTTTCCTATATGATAACAAAGAGGTTACGAAGGTAACCTCTTTGTGTGTTTATTCCTTTATTTTAATGCGTCTTTATTGATTACAGAAACTCCTGTATCCACATAGTCTTTATCCACTGAATTGCCTTCAAGTACGCTAACTGCAGTCTTCATTCCTTCATAACCCATAACATCTGGATTTTGGGCCATTGTCGCCAATAGATATCCTTCTTCAATCAATTGTAGGATCGTGTCTGATTTATCAAATCCAACGCCGATTACTTCTCCGCCAGCTTCTTTAATAGCGTTTCCTGTTCCTACGGTAGAACCTTCATTTCCTCCAAAGATTCCTACTACACCTTCAGTGATATAGTTCGCTGCGATATCTTTTGATTTAGCTGCATCTCCATCCCCATATTGGGTTTCAAGCACTTCAAAATCTGTTCCTTCAAAGGCAGATCTAAATCCTTTTTCTCTTTGTACGGTTGAATCTGTTGAAGCATTTACACTTACAACTCCAATTTTACCAGAGGTAATACCCTTGTCTTCCAAAGCTTTAAGCATTTCTTCTCCTGCAGTTTTACCCGCTGCTTCGTTATCTGTAGCTAAGGTTTGAGCTGCTGGAAAATCAGCAGGGGAGTCAACATAGACAATCTTGATTCCTTCATTTTCAGCTTCTTTAAGAGCTGCTGTAACTGCATCGGGTCCATTAGCTGCAAGAAGTATAGCCTGGGCTCCACCAGCAATAGCATTATTAATGCTTTCAATTTGCTTAGCATCATCTTTCACATCTGGTGCAAGCCATTTATAATCTACATTACCCAACTCATCGGCTGCTTTTTTAGCTCCTTCATCAACAGTAACCCAGTGTTGGTCCATTTGGTCCATAGTGATAAGATAAACTTGATATTTATCTCCTTTATTTCCTTCACTACCTTCATTACCATCACTATTTGCACCAGTACCATTTGAACATCCTACTGCTGCAAAGATTAATGCTAAAATTAATGCCATTGCAAAAAGTTTCTTCTTCATAACAATCCCCCTATTTTTATTTATTTTAAAGCTTTCGCTTTAATAACGTAATTTGATAATCCTCAATAAATGGGTAAGGAATCTTGGTTTAAGATTTTAAGGTTTCTTTAGGCCTTGACCTTTACCTTTGTCTTTGCTTTATTGTTTTTATTGGCTCTGACTACAATATCTAATAATACAGAGATAATAACGATAATGCCTATTACTATGTTTCTGATGGCCACAGGAGCCCCAGCAAATTGAAGACCATTTTGTAATACACCCCAAATAGATGCCCCTACAATTGTTCCTAAAAGTATCCCTTGGCCACCTAGGGTACTTACCCCCCCAATAACAGAAGCGGCTACTGCATAGAGCTCATAGGTGGTACCGGCATCCATGGTACCCATTCCGCTAGTGGCTGTGATAATTAGTCCTACAGTGGCTGAACACACTGCACTTACTAGATAGGTTTTGGTCACGGTGCTGGATACGTTTACTCCTGAAAGATGGGCGGCATGGATATTACTACCCACTGCATAGATATGCCTTCCCGTCCTGGTTCTACTAAGGATAAAGTTAAAGACTAACCAAATGGCTAAGCTTATCCATATGGTGTTGTATAATCCAAAGGTTTTTCCATAATAAAAGAAATTTCTAAATCCCTCAGCTGCTGATCCTATAGAATCTGTATTGTAGTTATTGTTAACAATCTGAGCAATCCCCCTGGCTATGGTCATGGTACCCAAGGTAGCAATAAAAGCTGGTAATTTTGCCTTGGATATGAGCTTCCCGTTGAGCAAGCCTATGGCAAGGGAAGCGATATAGGTAATCAATACCGCCAGCCATGGGTTTATTCCCTTTGTCATGAGGGTGGCTGAAATCATACAGCTCATTCCCACAACAGACCCTATGGACAAATCTATATTTCCAGTAATCAATACGTAGGACTGCCCTATACCAATTAATATAATGGGGGCAATTTGTCTTAGTAGATTAGAAACATTCCGATTGGAAAAAAAGTTCGGGTTTAATATTCCAAATACAATAATAAGAACAACAAGTCCAGCAGTTACAGTAATTACTTGCCCCATTCCTCTTTTGGAAAAGAGCTTCATCAATTTACTCGATATTTTTCTATCTTCCATGCTATCATCTCCTCTATCCTTACTTAGGCTTCTTTTTGGGCTTCAATCTTTTTATCAAACTTAGTAGCATACTCTAGAATGTCATTCTGGGTAGCCTCTTTAATATCAAATTCTTTGGTAATTCTACCATCGGCCATGACCAATATTCTGTCGCTGATGCCAAGGATCTCTGGCATTTCGGAGGAAACGAAGAGCACACCTATCCCTTGATCTTTTAATTGGTTCATAAGATTGTAGATTTCAACCTTTGAAGCCACATCAATACCCCTTGTAGGCTCATCAAAGATAACCACTCTAGAATTTCTAGCTAGCCATTTGCCTACAACAACCTTTTGTTGATTTCCTCCTGACAAACTCTCGGCATTTGAATCTGTATTGGCTAGTCTTATGTCCAGATTTTTCACCGATTGGGTGGTTATTTCTGCTTCCTTTTTCCTATTGACAATGCCAAATTTAGAAGCCAATATATCAAGATTAGGGAGGGCAATATTCTCTCTTATGCTTAATTTTGTACATAATCCATCTTTTTTTCTATTTTCAGGGGCCAGTACAATACCTGCTTTTATGGCATCTATGGGTTTATTGATTTCAACCTCTACTCCATCAATGAAGATTTCCCCAGTTTCCTTTGGGTCAGCTCCAAATATTGCTCGAGTAGTTTCGGTTCTACCTGCCCCCATTAACCCAGCTATTCCTACGATCTCTCCTTCATAAAGAGAAAAATGAATATCTCTTACCAGGTTTCCTGCATTTAAGTTTTTTACTTCCAAAATCTTTTTCCCTACCTCTTTCTCTATCCTAGGGAATTTCTCAGTGATTTCCCGTCCTACCATGTAGGAGATAATCTCCCTCAGCGTAGTCTCTTTATAATCCATGGAAGTGATATATTGTCCATCTCGTAAAACCATGACCCGATCTACAATATGCTCTAGTTCTTCCAATCTATGGGAGATATAGATAATGCCGTGACCTTCATCTCTTAATCTTTTAATAATGGTAAATAGCTCATCAATTTCCTTAGAGGTTAAAGCTGAGGTAGGCTCATCCATGATGAGTATTTTTGCGTTGGTAGATAGTGCCTTTGCAATTTCCACCATTTGTTGTTTGGATACTGATAAATCTCCAACCACGGT
The Irregularibacter muris DNA segment above includes these coding regions:
- a CDS encoding ROK family protein — translated: MFVLGFDIGGTKSAVILAEETEGNILFLDRVEIPTTRDWRKIIDKLILAGTTMLKHFNLDTEIYTIGISCGGPLDGERGIIKSPPNLPGWDNVPIVDYIEEKLGVRAKLQNDADACALAEWRYGAGKGYKDVIFLTFGTGLGAGLILNGKLYTGASNMAGEVGHIRLEEEGPMGYGKSGSFEGFCSGGGITQIAQQKAYELKAQGIRASFVKTSIQDITTKDVAQAAEQGNKDALEVFRISGQYFGRGLSILIDILNPEVIIAGSVYARAGKFLNEAMYREIEKEALEYSRKIVKILPAELREKIGDYGAVVTALV
- a CDS encoding D-sedoheptulose-7-phosphate isomerase, with translation MKKYTEDILKEFTKNYPMMNDLQEDLEKLIKEVVNRIKLGGKILICGNGGSAADSEHIVGELVKEFYIKRPIEEKFKQKLQDLVPEQDAKHITESLQGGIPAISLVAQIGFLTAYGNDVSFDMAYAQQVYVYGQKNDVFIGLSTSGNAENVCNAAKIAKAKGLLVISLTGETGGKLKEFSDILLNAPAQETFMVQEYHLPLYHLICRSLEYEIFGEDICSY
- a CDS encoding ABC transporter substrate-binding protein — its product is MKKKLFAMALILALIFAAVGCSNGTGANSDGNEGSEGNKGDKYQVYLITMDQMDQHWVTVDEGAKKAADELGNVDYKWLAPDVKDDAKQIESINNAIAGGAQAILLAANGPDAVTAALKEAENEGIKIVYVDSPADFPAAQTLATDNEAAGKTAGEEMLKALEDKGITSGKIGVVSVNASTDSTVQREKGFRSAFEGTDFEVLETQYGDGDAAKSKDIAANYITEGVVGIFGGNEGSTVGTGNAIKEAGGEVIGVGFDKSDTILQLIEEGYLLATMAQNPDVMGYEGMKTAVSVLEGNSVDKDYVDTGVSVINKDALK
- a CDS encoding ABC transporter permease yields the protein MEDRKISSKLMKLFSKRGMGQVITVTAGLVVLIIVFGILNPNFFSNRNVSNLLRQIAPIILIGIGQSYVLITGNIDLSIGSVVGMSCMISATLMTKGINPWLAVLITYIASLAIGLLNGKLISKAKLPAFIATLGTMTIARGIAQIVNNNYNTDSIGSAAEGFRNFFYYGKTFGLYNTIWISLAIWLVFNFILSRTRTGRHIYAVGSNIHAAHLSGVNVSSTVTKTYLVSAVCSATVGLIITATSGMGTMDAGTTYELYAVAASVIGGVSTLGGQGILLGTIVGASIWGVLQNGLQFAGAPVAIRNIVIGIIVIISVLLDIVVRANKNNKAKTKVKVKA
- a CDS encoding sugar ABC transporter ATP-binding protein, whose product is MKNYIVELENVCKTFPGVKALDHVSLKLKSGEVLALLGENGAGKSTLMKILSGVYTKDAGTMKIFGKTIEDMDPVKAQEIGVAIIHQELNMCDHLTVAQNIFLGREMTKKGLLSDKEMNHEASKVLSRLNIHIDPETVVGDLSVSKQQMVEIAKALSTNAKILIMDEPTSALTSKEIDELFTIIKRLRDEGHGIIYISHRLEELEHIVDRVMVLRDGQYITSMDYKETTLREIISYMVGREITEKFPRIEKEVGKKILEVKNLNAGNLVRDIHFSLYEGEIVGIAGLMGAGRTETTRAIFGADPKETGEIFIDGVEVEINKPIDAIKAGIVLAPENRKKDGLCTKLSIRENIALPNLDILASKFGIVNRKKEAEITTQSVKNLDIRLANTDSNAESLSGGNQQKVVVGKWLARNSRVVIFDEPTRGIDVASKVEIYNLMNQLKDQGIGVLFVSSEMPEILGISDRILVMADGRITKEFDIKEATQNDILEYATKFDKKIEAQKEA